The Triticum aestivum cultivar Chinese Spring chromosome 4B, IWGSC CS RefSeq v2.1, whole genome shotgun sequence sequence TTCAGCACACACATTCCATAGTGGCAGGGTATTTCTTCACTTCGGCAACAATTCATTTCTAATAATTACCTCCTCAATCCTCATGCCATATTTAAGTAGCGACACAACCAGTTTATAATAAGAAAATCTCCGATTGGAACCAATATTTCACAAAAGCTTAGTATCTTCCCTTACGGTATATTCTTCCACTGAAAAAAGCTATGTAAATTAGCACCAAGAGTACTTGATGAATCAAACAAAAAATCGTGCATCCCATTGAACAACACTATGTTATTCTCCTCCATGGCGAGGCGGGCTTCACGACATTTTGCTGTAGTGCCAGTTGCGCAACCCCATCAGATTTGCTTCTGACAGACACACTACCCAGTCTACATACACACAAACTAAAATTTTCATTTCTCATAAGAGATTCCTAATCCTTAGTATGAAATAGGTAAatttacaaaaaaatatggaagaTGATCAGAACTACAACACATGATTGGAGATAATTTCCATGCATATAGCCAACAATTCCATGGAGGCCTTACAACTTACAAGAGAAAGATGCACTGAGTGACATGTTGAGGACTTGAGGTGCGTCGGCAGATCGTGCAGCTTCCTTGGCCTGGTCCATCGTGGCGACTCCACGCAGGCTTCCATTCTGTAGAAGAGCCAGATACCGGGGCAAAACATCATGTTAACTAAAGGTCTGAAATCTGCCATTTATGCAAACTAAAGTTTTTGCATATTATCCAGATGTAGCAAGTTCAGTGTTGTCAGTTTAGAAATGCACGTGCAACAAAATTTAGAACTATGTGTGAAGCAAAGGTCCGAAATCTATCATTCTGCAAACTGAACTTTACCATAAGAAAGAGAAACTCGAGGGAACTCAGATACTCAATGGGAAGGCCTTGGCATCCATCAGAGAGCTGCAGATCATCTCCACATGGAAGAGAGGAAGGAGTTCGGAAATTTTGTTAAGATACTCAATGGGAAGAAAGAAGTTCCTGGCCTTAAGAGTGCAGGTCCGCGCAGCAACTGCCGCCATTACAAGGGTCGCGTGCCTTAAGAGTGCAGGTCCGCGCATACAGCAACTGCCGCCATTACAAGGGCCACAACGTGACCTGCAGTAATGAAGGGATAATGTATCCGATGCTATTCGGCCTCGCCGAGGTCGTTCTCTTGCAATTGTCGAGCCTGGAGAAGGTCACCTTATCTCCATCATCGCCTCCGTCATTTCCTTCACCTACTCCTTCGTCGCGCTCTTCCCGAGTGATGCGGCCTACCCGTAAGGACaggccggcggggcggggcgggcggctccgTCTCTAGCGGCGACCTGCGGCGGCTACAAGGGCGGGCGGCTCCCTGCGGCGAAGGGCGCAGGGCGCAGCGGGCGGCTCGAGCGGCGGCTCCGGATAATGGCTGCgtcggaggaggtggagggggcgaGAGGTGGGGAAGTGCGGGAGAGGTCGTGCGGGCGGTTTGTCCTTTTTTCTAAACGGCGGGGGCTGGGTTAGCGATCGATCGATTGTTgatggcttgttgcgtggttgtCAGCGTTAAACATAAAATGATTAAGGGCCATTAGATTTTGATGATGGATGGAtgtgattgtttggatctgcccctctcttctttttatagtggtagtagatagaTGTATTTGCAAGCCATCGAGTGGTTACCTAATGAGACATATTGGAGAGAGAAATTGAGGTAAGTGATTGAAAAACaaggagtatttaaccaaaaactaccataTTTGACGGAAACGTGACAGAAAACTACCATTCTAtgtttttgtgcgaaaaactaccaaTTTTTGCCTAATCCGttgcaaaaaactaccaagtcacAAAAGCGGCCACTTTTCGCCCGCGCTAAGCAGGAAACTGACCGGTTGGTCCCACTTTTCAGGTGCCACGCTGGCCAACCGACGGCCGCCGCGCGTTAACGGCCATTAACGGCGCGTCCGCGGTCGGAAACGGCGCTGTCCAATAAGTGGAGCGAGCTCAGCCACTcgctcatcctctccctcctcgATCGCTCACTCACTCCTCCTCATCCTCCCCCTCTCACTGCTACTCTGAGCATAccaccgtcgccgccaccgccattGCTGCCGGTAGAACTTGAGGATGCCATCCTGGTATGATGAGGAGAGCTCGGACGAGGATATCTGCATGGTTTCAATGGATCCTCAGCTCTTTGTAAGTGCATAATGGTGGAAcagagttagggttagggttagttcatccaaaTTTGTGATTCCAAGTTGGTTTTGGTTTGATTCCAAGTTGCTTTTGCAGGAAACCCCTGACAGTGTGGTGGATCCATCTTTCTGTGGTTCTCACACTGAATCTTTGCCCACATGCATGATGCATCATCAGATGCCGAAGAAGATGGTAGCTTTTGAAGGTGCTTTGACAGGGAGGAGATTCCTGGGTTGTCTTGTGAACCAGGTACTAAATCTTGAACACTTATTTGCTTTGTTGTTGGTGGAGATgtgtggtgtgtgatgtgttttgcTGTTAGCTGTTAACTAAAATTCTGTTAACTGTTAACTGAATATATCAGTTAACTGAAAAGAATAGAGTTAGCTGAATTTATCTCTGCTGCTAAATAAGGTGTGTTGTGTGCTTAATTTGAAAGAATTATGTTAGCTCAATTCAGAGAGCATTTAAGTAAGCATAGGATTCCGGTTAAATGACTTGAGTTATATGTGATGTGTGTTGTGTGCTCTATAGGATGAAGGTGTCAACTGTGGGGTGGTGGAGTGGGTGGATGGTCCTTGGCCAGAGATTCTACAAAGGTGCCTAGCAAGGATTTGGGACATGTACCATGAGCAAAACTTGGGTAGGGTGAAGGACAAACAAGCTCATGAGAAAGAGGTGGGCAAGTTAAAGAAGGAAATTGAGTTCCTGTCAAACAACTACAGCCAGTTGGTGGAAGATGTGTCCAAGCTTTTTGACTATCAAGATGGCAagatgtctcatgacatggactatACCAGTCAGGCAATCAATGAACTAAATGagaagaagaagcaacttgagGATCAGGCAAAGATTGAGTTAAGTATGGAAAAGCTGAAGCTTGCCAAGGAGCAAAGGTGCATTCTTCAATGCCAAGCAGATATCATTCAAAACATGAGGAAGGCCATGAAGGAAGTGGAGGGGGATAGGGACCTACTTAAGCAAGAGAAGAAAAAGCTGGAGTATCTGATTGCTGATCTGCTCAATGCTGGGCATGCTAGCAAAGATAAGCTGGAGAGGATCAAGGCAATAATGAATGAGTGAATTGGTTGTTGTGTTGGTTAAGTAATTAGTAGGCCTATATATAGCTGGCCCTGGAATGTGATGCATGTTAGGTGTATATTTTGGGTAAGTTTCATGTGCTTTCAGAACCTGAACCAAGATGGTATGAGGGAGGAACTATTATGCTTTAAGAAGCAGGTGGTTTATCTATGATGTAATGACTTTTATGTTAAGACCTACTATGCTAAGTGAGTACTCATGCTAAGTTAAATAGGTAAGAAAGTTTTATCTATGATGAGGCTGTTTTACTGTGCATATATTATGTGTGGATAACTGACAGTAGTGACATAGTTGGAAATGATAAGCTACATTTTCAGTGTTGCCAATATCCAACTTAGATAGTCTAACAAATAACTTAACATAGATAGCAAGTAGCAAGTAGTCTGACATAGATAGATAGTACTCGCATTCATAGTCTGACATAGATAGCAAGTAGTACTAAACATAGTGCTTGCATAGATAGATAGTACTAGTTTCAAACTGAACATAGTGCCTGGCATAGATAGCAAGTAGTACTAAACATAGTGCCTACATACATAGATAGTGCTAACAAAACTGAACCGAGGAACTTACTGAACTTACTTAAGTTCAggactgacgaaactgaatttttttgcaCTGAACTAACTGAAGGCAACATTTAGTCCTCCTTCTTCAGCATCTTCAGGCGATGGGAGCGGCGCACCACAGTCACGGCCGTCCTCTTCTTCTTGCCCGGCGCCGGCTCCACCACATCTTCCTCGCCGCCATCTTCTTCTTGCTTCACGATGACGCAGTCTGGGAGATCGGCGACCTCCGGCAGCGCATCCACATCAATTGGGAGGTGCATGTCCCCCTCCACGGCGTCGAGGATGGGAGCCAACAACTGCACTTCAAGCTCGTCGTCGAAGAGGACGACGACCTCATACCTCATCGTCAGAGTCGTCAGAGGACTCGTCCTCATCATCGTCAGAGGACTCGTTGTTAGTAGACTCGCCATCAGGGTAGTCTAATGGCCCAAGGATCCATGGATTGCGCCTCTCCTAGTAGGCATTGTTGATTGGGGCTGGGAgagtgaggacggcgtcggtgacgtGATTCGCAACGGCCGGTGGCGTGGTGgatgagcggtacatccaccaTCAGGCGTGCTGCCTGGggtcggggaggggggggggcgctgcACCTCGCGCATCGCCCACAGCAGAATGGTCACCGTCGGGATGGTGCAGCCGGCAGGGAAGGCACGCTGCTTTTCAGCAGCTGTCATCACCTTCACCAGGCCGCGGGCGTGGTTCCTCATCATCGCCAGACTGGGGAACCAGCATGTGATCTCCCTGTACTGTGCGCGAATCTCCTGGTTGTTGCCGGTGAGAGCTTCGATGGCCAGCTACCAGTCCATGGCGACAGCGGTGGGGGTGGTCGTCGGCGGCGATTTCTACAAAACAGAGGGGGAAGTGGAGTGGGCGGTGCGAGCGGCTAGTGGGTGAGTGAGCAGAGGAGAGAGTGGTGGGTGGACACGTATTAAAGGCGTAGAATCCGAAACGACTGGTGTTACTCAACGCATGCTCACCATGCTGTCGGCCGCAACGCACGCTGAACAGACGACGTGGCTAACAAAATATAATAAGTTTGGTCGATGCTAGTcaaacaaatcactagcactagcCCATTGGTATTGAACGCATGGTTACAATCAGCTGGTCCTGGGTTCGAGCCCCAGGCCAGGCTATTTTTGTGCAGAGTTTTTTTTTGTAAAATGAATTTGTCAGTAACTTCTGGTCTATAGAAATGGCAAattaaaacaaatcaaaacaaATCACTAGCACTTAGCCCATTAGTATTGGGCACAAATAAGTACCATACATTCAACATTGTCCACAAGTTCACATGTCTGAATTTAAGCAGGCTAGTAGCACAACAGAGTACTCAGCACAACACAAACTtagtaactgatacgtctccaacgtatctatattttttgattgttccatgctattatattacctgttttggatgtctatgggctttattttacactttgatatcatttttgggactaacctactaaccggaggcccatcccgcattgctgtttttttgcctatttcagtatttcaaagaaaaagaatatcaaacggattccaaacggaatgaaaccttcgggagcgtgatttttggaacgaacgtgatccagaggacttggagtgcaagtcaagaagcagctgaggcctccacgagataggagggcgcaccccccctatagggcgcgccccctgtctcgtgggcccctcgggcgtccaccgacgtacttcttcctcctatataagcctacgtaccccaaaaacatctagggagcagacgaaacacaatttccaccactgtaaccttctgtatccgcgagatcccatcttggagcctttgccggcactctgccggagggggaatcaaccatggagggcttctacatcaacaccatagcccttccgatgagttgtgagtagtttaccacacacctacgggtccatagttattagctagatggcttcttctctctttttggatctcaatacaatgttctccccctctcttgtggagatctatttgatgtaatctcttttttgcggtgtgtttgtcgagatccgatgaattgtgggtttatgatcaagtttatctatgaataatatttgaatcttctctgaattcttttatgtatgattgagttatctttgcaagtctcttcgaattatcagtttggtttggcctactagattgatctttcttgccatgggagaagtgcttagctttgggttcaatcttgcggtgttcttacccagtgacagaaagggttgcaagacacgtattgtattgttgccaacgaggataaaaagatggggtttatatcatattgcttgagtttatccctctacatcatgtcatcttgctcaatgcgttactctgttctttgtgaacttaatactctagatgcatgctggatagcggtcgatgcgtggagtaatagtagtagatgcaggcaggagtcggtctacttgttgcggacgtgatgcctatatacatgatcatgcctagataatctcataattattcgcttttctatcaattgctcgacagtaatttgttcacccaccgtaatacttatgctatctcgagagaagcctttagtgaaacctatggcccccgggcctatctcttatcatatttgcttccaatctacttttgtttgcatctttactttctgcatctatattataaaatatcaaaaatatatttatcttatcactctatctctatcagatctcactttcgcaagtggccgtgaagggattgacaacccctttatcgcattggttgcgagttctttgtttgtttgtgtaggttcgtgggacttgttgaggagcctcctactagattgataccttggttctcaaaaactgagggaaatacttacgctactttgctgcatcaccctttcctcttcaaggaaaaccaatgcaagctcaagacgtagcaagaaggatttctggcgccgttgccgaggaggtcttcgctcaagtcaagacataccaagtacccatcacaaactcatctccctcgcatttacattatttgccatttgcctctcgttttcctctcccccacttcacccttgccgttttatgcgccctctctttcccagtcttcttcttccctctttcgcttgcctttttctgtttgcttgtgtgttggattacttgttgccatggcgcaagataataccaaattgtgtgatttctcgaataccaataataatgatttccttagtactccaattgctcctcttaatgatgttgagtcttgtgaaatcaatactgctttgctgaatcttgttatgaaagatcaattcgccggccttcgtagtgaagatgccgctactcatctaaacaattttgttgattggtgtgatatgcaaaagaagaaagatacggataatgatattgttaaattaaatttatttccgttttcacttagagatcgtgctaaagtttggttttcgtctttgcctaaaaatagtattgattcttggaacaagtgcaaagatgcttttatctctaagtatttcctcccgctaagattatcactcttaggaacgatattatgaattttaaagaaCTTGAttatgagcatgttgcccaatcttgggaaagaatgaaattgatgattcacaattgccctactcatggtttgaatttatggatgatcatacaaaaaatttatgccggtttgagctttgcttctagaaatctcttagattcggccgcgggaggcatgtttatggaaatcacgttaggggatgctacaaaacttcttgataatattatggctaattattctcaatggcacaccgaaagatcttctagtaaaaaagtgcatgctatagaagaaatcaatgttttgagtggaaagatggatgaacttatgaagttgtttgctactaaaaatactcctcttgatcccaatgatatgcctttgtctacttttattgagaataataatgaatctatggatgtgaattttgttggtaggaatagttttggaaacaatgcttatagaggaaactttaatgctagaccgttccctagtaattcatctaataattatggaaattcctacaataattattatggaaactttaataagatgccctctgattttgagattaatgtgaaagaatttatgatttctcaaaagaattttaatgctttgcttgaagaaaaattgctcaaagttgatgatttggctaggaacattgatagactttcgcttgatgttgattctcttaaaattagatcttcttctcctaagcatgatatcaatgagtctctcaaagcaatgagaatttccattgatgagtgtaaggaaagaaccgctagattgcatgctaaaaaagatagctttataaaagcatgttcttctagtttacatgaaaataatgatgaagatcttaaagttattgatgcgtctcctattatatctatgttttgcaatatgaatcttgataattatgggactgatgatgagtcaactttacctagaaggcgtcccaagaattcggagtttttagatcttgatgctaaatttggtaaaagtgggattggagaggtcacaactttaaatagtattgaacccactatctcggatttcaaggaatttaattatgataattgttctttagaaggttgtatttctttgttgcaatccgttgttaattctcctcatgcttatagtcaaaataaagcttttatcaaacatatcgttgatgcctttatgcaatcttttgatgaaaaacttaatttggaagtttctatacctagaaaacttattgatgagtgggaacctactataaagattagaattagagattatgagtgttttgctttgtgtgatttgggtgctagtgtttccacgattccgaaaactttatgtgatattctaggtttccatgatcttgatgattgctctttaaatttgcaccttgcggattccaccattaaaaagccaatgggaaggatcaatgatgttctaattgttgcaaatagaaatttggtgcccgttgattttatcgttcttgatatagattgcaatctttcttgccctattattcttggtagaccttttcttagaacgattgtcgcaattactgatatgaaggaagggaatattagattccaattttcattaaagaaaggcatggagcactttccaagaaagaaagtcaaattaccttatgaatctatcatgcgggctacttatgaatcaagtgccaaagatagcactacttagatctatcttcgcttttatgcctagctaggggcgttaaacgatagcgctagttgggaggcaacctaattttctttgtgttttttgtttttgttcctgtttagtattaCGTTTTTGCTtctactttatgtttagatgtgtttttatcttttctttagtgtttgtgccaagtagaatctataggataaactatga is a genomic window containing:
- the LOC123090194 gene encoding uncharacterized protein; amino-acid sequence: MPSWYDEESSDEDICMVSMDPQLFETPDSVVDPSFCGSHTESLPTCMMHHQMPKKMVAFEGALTGRRFLGCLVNQDEGVNCGVVEWVDGPWPEILQRCLARIWDMYHEQNLGRVKDKQAHEKEVGKLKKEIEFLSNNYSQLVEDVSKLFDYQDGKMSHDMDYTSQAINELNEKKKQLEDQAKIELSMEKLKLAKEQRCILQCQADIIQNMRKAMKEVEGDRDLLKQEKKKLEYLIADLLNAGHASKDKLERIKAIMNE